The Anoplolepis gracilipes chromosome 7, ASM4749672v1, whole genome shotgun sequence genome segment GGATattgaaattgatttaatcATTCCTACAATGTCCAGGACTCCTTTACATGCAGATGTTTTTACATCATACAGCTGGTCTGCAAATATAGTTGGAAAAAAGAGATGGTTATTGTTTCCCCCACATGAGGAGGATCATCTTCGTGATCTTTATGGCCAATTAGCATATGATGCAGTTTCAGAGGATCTTAATGatcatacaaaatacaaaatgtatgatagtaaaacattaaaatgttttgataTAATTCAAGAAGCAGGAGAGATTATATATGTGCCATCTGGATGGCATCATCAAGTTTGGAATTTGgtaaatagttataataaagCTGTATAAAGTTGTAAGATccttcgcaaaaaaaaaaaaaaaaaaaaaaaaaaatagtttaacaGAAAGTTAATtgtgtcattttttatataggaaGATACAATTTCCATTAATCATAATTGGATTAACAGTTGTAATATAAGCAATGTATGGCATGCGTTAAAAAAGGAATTAAGATCTGTTATGAAAGAAGTTGACGATTGCAAGGATATGAAGAACTGGAATGAACATTGTCAATTGATGCTTAAGGTCTCCTATGGCATGGATTATAAACAGTTTCttgaatttatatcatttattgcTAAGAATCGTTTACATGCtatgttaaagaaaaatcaagtTGTCAGTTTTCGCAAGTATTGTTTTGGATATAATCACTGTTTGTTTGATTTGCGAATACTGAAGAACATATTGGACGATATTATCACAGACGCGCAAGATCTGTCTGTGTACAATTTGATCTGTGAAAATGATGAAGCACAGCTGTTATCGAAAACTATTGTTTCATTTCTCGAATCAGCTTGTAACATTGAAAATAACTTCATGATCGCACAAAGCAAGATTCAATGAATCTtaacaaatgaaataaatttgttaatagaAGCAAATTgtgatttttgttttcttttcataaatatagcGGTTGATTGTTTTATGAAACCATGTCATATTCTTATGtgtctaaaattttataaatttccttccttaactttatttaaattttctcttagaAGATAACATTTTGCAGggtcatattttaaaattatctttgtaCAGTAAGCATATTTAgacacattatttaattatccacAAGTAAAATGCAATGGAGAAGTTGAAAGAagtgttttcaatttttttataaaattgctaaTATGTGGAACATATGTATGGCAAAAAGCAATAATCTTATAGtctataatgatatatatatatatatatatatatatatatatatatatatataaatatatatatatatatatacacacgatAAATGAA includes the following:
- the Jmjd4 gene encoding 2-oxoglutarate and iron-dependent oxygenase JMJD4; amino-acid sequence: MSTLIEINNSLYSFDEDTCVPDTIERIEESTVTYNDFFSKYLIPNKPCVINFQATENWPCRRDWVLNGEPNFQVLRTLFGHTVVPVADCNKKFYNSQFKDDMPMKNYLEYWIDYKRNNYAKSMPLLYLKDWHCVKSFPDIPIYEVPQYFVSDWLNEYYIAHPELDDDYMFIYMGPKETWTPLHADVFTSYSWSANIVGKKRWLLFPPHEEDHLRDLYGQLAYDAVSEDLNDHTKYKMYDSKTLKCFDIIQEAGEIIYVPSGWHHQVWNLEDTISINHNWINSCNISNVWHALKKELRSVMKEVDDCKDMKNWNEHCQLMLKVSYGMDYKQFLEFISFIAKNRLHAMLKKNQVVSFRKYCFGYNHCLFDLRILKNILDDIITDAQDLSVYNLICENDEAQLLSKTIVSFLESACNIENNFMIAQSKIQ